One Gloeothece verrucosa PCC 7822 DNA window includes the following coding sequences:
- a CDS encoding PEP-CTERM/exosortase system-associated acyltransferase: MDSNIDLGDYFDNFFSVTVANTEFLKEQVYKIRYQVYCQELHYEAEENFPDQKERDPYDDRSIHILLKHKPTSTYMGCVRAVLGDSTQPDAPFPFENICQHNFDFSQQPRRNFFEISRLAVISQFRRRAGEENSSCGLSFFNTQPPEGIEEKRTASLIPMSLYLACTSIAVQLKIDAFTLMEARLQRHLRWSGIPCDQMGNFVEFHGKRGPFLLKQQEVMTSMKSDTRQLYNHIHAQISQSLPYLPQKVSEKIPQLSYSESFQLLKTA, translated from the coding sequence ATGGATAGTAATATTGATCTAGGGGATTATTTTGATAATTTCTTTTCGGTTACCGTTGCCAACACGGAATTTTTAAAAGAACAAGTTTATAAAATACGTTATCAAGTTTATTGTCAAGAGCTTCACTATGAAGCCGAAGAAAATTTTCCCGATCAAAAAGAGCGAGATCCATACGATGACCGCTCTATTCATATCTTACTAAAGCATAAGCCTACCTCAACTTATATGGGCTGTGTTCGAGCCGTACTGGGGGATTCAACCCAACCCGACGCTCCTTTTCCATTTGAAAATATTTGCCAACACAATTTTGATTTTAGCCAACAGCCTCGTCGCAACTTTTTTGAAATTTCTCGTCTAGCCGTCATTTCTCAATTTCGCCGGCGTGCAGGAGAAGAAAATAGTTCTTGTGGCTTATCATTCTTCAACACCCAACCGCCAGAAGGCATTGAAGAAAAACGCACGGCTTCGCTAATTCCCATGAGTCTTTATTTGGCTTGCACCAGTATAGCAGTTCAACTAAAAATTGATGCCTTTACCCTAATGGAGGCACGCTTACAACGACATCTGAGATGGTCTGGGATTCCTTGTGATCAAATGGGAAATTTTGTAGAATTTCATGGCAAACGAGGCCCTTTCCTACTCAAACAGCAAGAAGTCATGACTTCCATGAAATCAGATACTCGTCAGTTATATAACCATATTCACGCTCAGATCAGTCAATCATTACCTTATCTGCCTCAAAAAGTTTCTGAAAAAATTCCTCAACTTTCATATTCTGAGTCCTTTCAGTTGTTGAAAACCGCCTAA
- a CDS encoding FAD-binding oxidoreductase gives MDYDLILKAWSQVIGSENLLTENQAIQNAQTATFPTQQQIVAILCPANREEIQQCLKIANEFSVPIYPISRGRNWGYGSRVPVQDKCALLDLSRLNRIIDFNQSLAYVTVEPGVTQQQLYQFLTENAPSLWMDCTGSSADSSLIGAIMERGFGHTPYGDRFANVCGLEVVLPSGECIHTGFTRFPNALAGSVYRWGIGPYIDGLFTQSNLGIVTKMTLWLMPAPEYFQAFYFSIEKDEQLPELINALRPLRLNGTIKSAVHIANSYKVLSTIRQYPWEETRGKTPLPTDVMDYFAQTWDLGAWNGSGGLYGSRQQVAAARQLIKKALRGKVRRLLFLDDQTLKIVQWLAKPYQLFTGLNLPELIKIVKPVFGLMKGIPTDTQIASIYWRKKSPPPQEMNPDLDQCGLMWCSPIAPLDGQHAAKIYEIVNDTLTDYQFEPIIAMTMLTERCLSCVISITYDREVAGEDQQALKCYQDLNEKLSGAGYYPYRLGIKSMQILEQAEKNYQNLLKNLKKSLDPNDILAPGRYSS, from the coding sequence ATGGATTACGATCTTATACTTAAAGCTTGGAGTCAAGTAATCGGTTCAGAAAACCTGCTCACTGAAAACCAAGCCATCCAAAATGCTCAAACAGCCACTTTCCCAACTCAACAGCAAATAGTAGCGATTTTATGCCCTGCCAACCGAGAAGAAATTCAACAATGTTTAAAAATCGCCAATGAATTTTCAGTTCCTATATATCCCATCAGTCGAGGAAGAAATTGGGGATATGGTTCGCGGGTGCCGGTACAAGATAAATGCGCTTTGTTGGATTTGTCTCGCTTAAACCGTATCATAGATTTTAATCAATCGCTTGCCTATGTCACGGTAGAACCCGGGGTCACTCAGCAACAACTTTATCAATTTTTAACAGAAAATGCTCCATCTCTGTGGATGGATTGCACCGGTTCAAGTGCTGATAGTAGTCTAATCGGCGCTATTATGGAACGAGGCTTTGGACATACCCCTTATGGTGATCGCTTTGCAAATGTCTGTGGTTTAGAAGTGGTTCTTCCCAGTGGAGAATGCATTCATACCGGTTTTACCAGATTTCCTAATGCCTTAGCCGGTTCGGTATATCGTTGGGGAATTGGTCCTTATATAGATGGTTTGTTTACTCAGTCGAATTTGGGCATAGTGACTAAGATGACCCTCTGGCTGATGCCTGCTCCTGAGTATTTTCAAGCTTTTTACTTCAGTATAGAAAAAGACGAACAACTCCCAGAACTTATTAATGCCCTGCGTCCTTTACGCCTGAACGGGACGATTAAGAGTGCTGTTCATATTGCTAATAGTTACAAAGTTTTATCGACTATTCGCCAATATCCCTGGGAAGAAACTCGAGGAAAAACTCCCTTACCTACCGATGTTATGGATTATTTTGCTCAAACCTGGGATTTAGGTGCTTGGAATGGTTCCGGGGGACTTTATGGAAGCCGACAACAAGTTGCTGCTGCCCGGCAGTTGATCAAGAAAGCCTTACGTGGTAAAGTTAGGCGGCTACTATTTCTTGACGACCAAACGCTAAAAATTGTTCAATGGTTAGCTAAACCCTACCAACTCTTTACAGGTTTAAATTTACCGGAACTGATCAAAATTGTTAAACCGGTCTTTGGGTTGATGAAAGGTATACCCACAGATACACAAATAGCCAGTATCTATTGGCGCAAAAAATCCCCGCCACCACAAGAAATGAATCCTGATCTAGACCAATGCGGGTTGATGTGGTGTTCTCCTATCGCTCCCCTAGATGGACAACATGCGGCTAAAATTTATGAAATTGTTAACGATACTTTAACAGACTACCAATTTGAGCCGATTATAGCCATGACCATGCTCACAGAAAGGTGTCTTAGCTGTGTGATTTCCATCACCTATGACCGAGAAGTGGCAGGAGAAGATCAACAAGCCCTCAAGTGTTATCAAGACTTGAATGAAAAACTAAGCGGAGCAGGATACTATCCCTATCGCTTAGGGATTAAATCCATGCAGATATTGGAGCAAGCGGAAAAAAACTACCAAAATTTACTAAAAAATCTCAAAAAATCGCTCGATCCAAATGATATTCTCGCTCCTGGGCGATACAGCAGCTAA